The Nicotiana tabacum cultivar K326 chromosome 1, ASM71507v2, whole genome shotgun sequence genome segment TCATGTCTTCTTTCTTTCCCTAGTGTGCTTGGAAAAATTATTGGTCAAACATGGAATatcattttcttttagttttatagTTAACATTTCGTCTAGTGGTTTGTGATAGTGATGTGGGGTGTATATCTTTTGGTAATTTTGCAGCACTAAGGAAAGCTCAATGTTGAACCTGGTAATGACAATGTTCCATGTGGTTTTCTTTGGATTTATAATTATTGCTGGCTTTTGCAATGGAAGAGTGGAAAACTTAGTAAAGCCAGgaggaatagctccatatggtgttAGAGGAATTCTTGATGGAGCAGCCATAGTTTATTTTAGCTATATTGGATATGATACAGTCTCAACAATGGCTGAAGAAATAAGAAACCCTTCAAAAACTCTACCAGTGGGAATTGTTGGCTCAGTCCTCATTGTCTCTGCCCTCTATTGTCTCATGGCATTATCTTTGTGCCTTTTGGTACCTTATAACATGGTATGTCATTCAACTTTCCATCATGTTCATTTTTCTTCCTACTCTATATAAGGCCATTACTCGCTTTCCaaagatttaacttatatacagtATAAAGAACATTTTCTTGAGACGAGAGACTACTGGAAACAACCTCTAGCTCTACCTTTTTAAGATAGCGGTTAATGTTTACGTATACATTACCTTttcagaccccacttgtaggatTATACTGGATTTATTGTTGCAGTTGTACGATATAAAGAATATGTACACTATGAAATTTTACATATAACAGATTGCATGCATTATTTTCATGCAACTAGTTTCACTTATTATAGACAGTTACTTTATAGTCATGACTTGTGTAGCAAATTTATGAATACTGTCGGTGTATAGAAATTAAACTATTCTTCGAATGTTTGGTAGATCCCAGAAGGAGCTTCATTTTCAGCAGTTTTTCAGCAAATGGGTTGGAAGTGGGCAAGCAATGTAGTAGGGGCTGGTGCATGTTTGGGGATTGTGGCATCTCTATTAGTAGCCATGCTTGGACAAGCAAGATACCTTTGTGTCATTGGGAGGGCTAGGCTTGTGCCTTCTTGGTTTGCCCAAGTACATCCAACAACAGGCACTCCACTTAATGCTACTATTGTTTTAGGTAAGTAgaaatttttttccattcaatATCCATAACGCACTAGCCTAATATTTTCTAGCACATTAATCCATCATTTACAAGAAGATGTATTGGATTGATCTCTCATGGCCTTTTAGCATGAGAGAATATAATGATGGGAAATCTTTACTTCCATTAGACAACTATCATTACCTAAATATATTAGTAGAATTTTGTTCAAAGATAATCACATTTAGTCTGCGACCGAAATTATTTATACAGTCAAATCTCTCTATAACAATATctctatataacaacacttcactataaaagtcaagcttttttggaaccaattttcatgttatgcTATAATATATGTTCTATATTACAACACTTCGTTATAACATctaaaaatattcggaacaaacgaggctgttataGAAAGGTTTAACTATATTCGGTAGCCgcaaaaatgtataaaatttatatatatttttattattattttgagagtggtTATACCGTCGTATCGAAAACATGTGAGTACATGGTGGTCTAAATGATAGTTCTCATGATGATACAGCTGTTATAGAATGAGATATATATGTATTCTAGATATGCTCTCACAAGCTAGTCCCTACTTATTAACTTTGGTTTCTTAGAGCCCCATATGTATAATCAATTATTTATCCTCTTGTCAAAATCAAAGGAGaccttttttttgtttgtatGTTTAGGGtggttgtttcttttctttctttcttttcatttgttttccGTAGTGACAATAAAGTGAAGATTAATTAACTTGGAAGCACAGTTGTCTTCACAAAGAGTCGTATATGGAAGAATAAAACACCTTTCTGAACAAGCTTATATCACAAGAAACCTGGCTAATTCAACCTACAAGTCATTAATTAAGTCTGATCTTTTTATTAATGAGAAAGAAAGTCTCCCTCCTTTTCTTCTAAATGGTCTATTTTCCATAGGCATCAAATTAAGAATAACTTTTATTTAAGTtgatcggaaacagtctctctattcATCCAGAGTATTGGCGGAGCCACAAGCACCAAAGGGGTATCAACCGACAccccttcgccggaaaattataTTGTATAGCTCGATACTTtttttaaatatgtatatatagtatataatgaTACCCCTTGTCTTCTTggtgagtttatttctttatattttgactcccctTAATTAAAATCCTGGCTCCGTCACTGTTctggagtaggggtaaggtctgcacaTACACATTACCCTTCCCAGATCCCACTTGTGAGATCCCCCTGGTTTGTTGTtgttcgttgttgttgttgttattgttgttttttttttatttaagtcgAGAACTTCAACAAGGCATCTACATTTCATAGtttttgttacattttattttattttgcaggTATATGCCAAGCATCAATTGCACTATTCACAGAACTTGAAATTGTGATAGAAATGATTTCCATTGGCACATTACTAGTATTCTACTTAGTATCCAATGCACTAATATTCCGTCGATATGTTATCCTTAGCAAAAATCCACCACTTCAcactctcttcttcctcttccttctTTCATGCACTTCATTTGCATTCTCTTTAGCATGGAAACTCAAATTACAATGGTGGAATCTCCTCTTATTCGCTACCCTTACAATTTCTATGACATTCATTTTCCAGTATTTGGTTCCTCTGGTCGTCGTACAACGACCAGATAGTTGGTTGGTTCCTTTGATGCCATGGCCTGCTACAATATCCATTTTTCTTAATGTTTTTCTCATGACAACTTTGAAAATGGTGGCATACAAAAGATTTGGAATATGGGCTGCTTTAATAACATTATTTTATGTAGTTTATGGTGTCCACTCAACATATCATGCAGAAGAAATGGAGATGGTAGTTGTTGATAATAATGTGAACACTCAACAAACTGCTAAGGTTGAAATCCAAGTTCTTTAATGCAAGGTGCATGTGATATTTTTATTTAGCAATTGCAGTAATAATATTGCTGAAGCCAAagcaatattaatataaagtatgaGATCATCTTGCAAACTGGGGTGAGATGATTAAGaaggaaaattttaatttctttattaTATGGTAATTTGGAAAATTGTATATCCATATGCTTCCACCTTTTTCTCatagtaattttttttgtttgactTTCTTGTAAGCAAGTTTCTATTTTGAATAGGAAAAAATTAGAGGAAAATTTTAGCTAAACTTTGATTTTGATATTTTATGAACTTTGTTCAATTCCTACATTAAAAAAATTGTAAATTGTAATAAAGTCTACTTAAATTTATTCATGAATGTAGCCAAAATTCGTATTCTTTCTTCGATTTAAACGAGATTCCTGCATAaaacttgttagtttaatatgaggaaaagaaaaggaagaaacatctattggctttgaagaagtttgaaagGTCAAAAGGAGAAGCTGgctttttcttatatttttctttttctcaaatgTGTTCTATTGGTTAATATTTGACTtgataaatttcttttactaGATAGCTGGAATCATTTTTTGGGGGAATAATGCTGACTTTGGAATCAGTTCAATCTAAAAATATGTCTCAAATTATCTATCgtgatttttaaaaataattatcttaaattatttatcattttaaaaattcaaaagtaaattaattaaatattttctaTTCTACTCTTAAAAAAatcatatttaatatttttttagggGGTGTATAAAAGAGAAACATGACAGATAATCGGGGGCGGCCcttccataaagcaagtaaagcaaCCACTTTAGGCCCCAAATTTGTGGGGCCCCCATTTTTTGTTACACCTAATAAACTATGTATAAATTTAAAAAAGAGTTATGTAAAATGAAAatgtttgatttctttctttaacaaatatagagaagaaagatttgcaactgctatgatttctaccaaggaaattgatcttgaaatgaatatcgaacccgaatttcataagaaacgtgtgatatataggaagtaacaatttgatgcaatattgataatgaaatctcaatatctttcgaagagtcctttagagttgattacttttatacataataaaaaaagccatttttcatttcaaaatagatttgaacaattcgaaacatatgaaaatatttttggttttctatttgaCAGTATAAACTAAAATCactagatgttggaaatttgaaacaatattgccttaatcttgaatgttccttaaagcatagtaatcaattcgatattgatggtttagatatattttctgaattaaaagtattaaggaaaatagtacaattagagataacagtttaattgatacacttaatcaaataaaaagatttaattcttttccaaatgcctaaattgcttatggaataatgttaataactcatgttaccgttgcttcagcggaaagaaattttcaaaattaaaattgataaaatcttacctaagaacAACAATGTCACAAGAAAAGTTAAATAGATTAGTTATATTGTAACTTGAGAAATTcttattaggagttattgattataaaaaaattatttataactttgtatctaagaaaaactaaaaaaataaatttcaaataaataataaaaaaatttaaaaaattaaggcCCCTAATAACGTTTGAATTTAGACTACAAAATTGGCCGGGGCCGCCCTTCCAAATAATTTGAAACACGGGTTATAAAATAGAGTAGAAGTATGTTTTCACTTTCTATAACCAACGGCCAACGCCCTGCTAATACCAGTGGGGACTAAATTGACGGTTCATAAAATTCCACGTGGCAATACATAGACCAGGTAGCCTAGGAATCAATTAACGGTGTCTGGCGAATAAGTAGatccttttttctttcctttcaaaCTGAGAACATCGTTCTTCGAAAACATTATCTGAATAGGAGTTATATATCTTAACAAATATGATTAGTGCCCATAGAGATTTAACCTAATATCATTCATATCTCTTTTTCAAAGAAATGAACATATTACGCAGGTATTTAGACAATATATTTAactcaaatttttaaaaaaaagttcccaaaaaaccgaccgaagtcggtcgatacttttaattatgtaattaaaaaaatatcatTTGGGTATCAAACTGGTGTCTGTACTGTGACATGATACTATTCTATCACTAGACCATTGATATATTTTGGTTTAAAACTTCCTATTATTTTATTTGTACTCTTTTTGTATTTTCACACTAAAATAACCGATCGATTTCGATtggttttattaaaaatataaaattactgACCGAAGTCGATTGGAAATGACTGATTGAAATATCCGACCGATTTCAGTCagttttttaatattatttttagtttattttagatGAAAACTTGACCAAAGTTGGCcagtttcttaaaaaataaattttgaggGACGCCAAAATTATTTCCCGAGTTTTGCACCCAAAAAACGGACTGAAGTTGGCCGGTTTCGtaaataaaacttttaaaatatattttaaaaaattgacCGACGGTCAGTTTTTTGACCGATCGAAATCAGATGGTTTTGGCCGAATTTGTATTAGTGCTTCTAGACATTTggatatgaaagttgaaaaagtgGTGGACGACCGTTATTACAATATGTGAGGGAAAGTTGAG includes the following:
- the LOC107813957 gene encoding cationic amino acid transporter 6, chloroplastic-like; the protein is MVFSTYLHSFSKTPQKLKKRMLATWTPDQELNKVRLRSGADMKRKLTWYDLVALGVGGMLGVGVFVTTGPVARKTSGPSVFISYIIAAISALLSSLCYTEFSVDVPVAGGAFSYLRVTFGEFVGYFAGANILMEYVLSNAAVSRSFTEYLSCAFGRNDPNSWRVHVHGLMDGYDMLDFSAVALIIVLTICLCHSTKESSMLNLVMTMFHVVFFGFIIIAGFCNGRVENLVKPGGIAPYGVRGILDGAAIVYFSYIGYDTVSTMAEEIRNPSKTLPVGIVGSVLIVSALYCLMALSLCLLVPYNMIPEGASFSAVFQQMGWKWASNVVGAGACLGIVASLLVAMLGQARYLCVIGRARLVPSWFAQVHPTTGTPLNATIVLGICQASIALFTELEIVIEMISIGTLLVFYLVSNALIFRRYVILSKNPPLHTLFFLFLLSCTSFAFSLAWKLKLQWWNLLLFATLTISMTFIFQYLVPLVVVQRPDSWLVPLMPWPATISIFLNVFLMTTLKMVAYKRFGIWAALITLFYVVYGVHSTYHAEEMEMVVVDNNVNTQQTAKVEIQVL